One genomic window of Trichlorobacter lovleyi includes the following:
- a CDS encoding cupin domain-containing protein, producing MSEPNRSAATLISALGLVRHPEGGWYRETYRSGGEIPGSALPDCFDGPRSLCTAIYFLLERGDCSALHRIRSDELWFFHGGTALTIHLLAADGSHSAIRLGSDLAAGEVFQAMVPAGTWFGAEIGGTGAYALVSCTVAPGFAFADFEMGERNRLLQQYPEHEAVITRLTRSPV from the coding sequence ATGAGTGAGCCAAACAGGTCTGCAGCAACGTTGATCAGCGCCCTTGGGCTTGTCCGGCACCCGGAAGGGGGCTGGTATCGTGAGACCTACCGCTCCGGCGGAGAGATCCCCGGCAGTGCCCTGCCGGACTGTTTTGATGGTCCGCGTTCACTATGCACCGCCATCTATTTCCTGCTGGAGCGGGGCGACTGCTCTGCGCTGCATAGAATCAGATCCGATGAGTTGTGGTTTTTTCATGGTGGCACAGCTCTGACCATCCATTTATTGGCAGCGGACGGGAGTCATTCGGCAATCAGGCTTGGGTCTGATCTCGCAGCAGGAGAGGTTTTCCAGGCCATGGTCCCTGCCGGGACCTGGTTCGGGGCCGAAATCGGCGGGACAGGGGCATATGCCCTGGTCAGCTGCACGGTGGCGCCGGGGTTTGCCTTTGCAGATTTTGAAATGGGGGAGAGAAACAGATTGCTGCAGCAGTATCCGGAACATGAGGCGGTCATCACACGTCTGACCCGCAGTCCGGTTTAG